The stretch of DNA ATGGTCGGGAAATTTCAGAGACTGATTTAAAAGAGATAATAATTACATTACATAATGCTGAAGATGATAAGATAAAGAGAAAATCCTTCGAGTTTTTGCAAAGAACATAATTTTGCCGAGATAGCTTCAACAACAGCAGCAAGATGTAATAAGATATTAAGGATAACAAGAGAAGCTTATACTCAGGGAGCGGTGTTAACAGAAGAGGACCTTTCATACAGGGTATGTGCTTGCGGACTCAGGTCTATACAAAGAGATATAAAAGCGATCAAGTCTGGATAACAATTTCCTTAAGAGGAGTAGTCTGTGAAATTGGGAGATCCATAATTTCTATTTACCGAAGGAGTACTTTATTTATATTACTTAGGGAGCGTCATATTTTTACTCATATCTCTTACAAGCAAATTAACATATTTCGGAGTTGTAATATCAGCATTCATAATTAACAAATGATCATTACAATTTAAAACAAACAATAACAGATCTTCAAGTCCCCCTTCGTGGGATTTAGGGGGGTCTTCTTGTGCATAGTCGTAATATTTCAGCAAAAATTAGCATGAGGCAGCTCTACCTTCGGGGGGGGGAGAGAAGGTTGCCATTTACATTGGGATGTAAGATCTTGATAAGAGAATCATAAGATTTTTCTGAATCCAACAAATCTGAAAGGGGAAAATCCCTCATGATTGTAAACCTCTAACAATAGGATTAGGTTAAACTCGTTTCCTAAATTATTATCGGGCACAATCTTTCAGAGCTACACTTTATTACATCATTCTCTGTATGAGCCAAAATATCCTGCTATATTCTCCGCTTATAGTAGTTCATTTTTAAAAGTCCATAATCTGTTACCAATAAAATTAGTGCTAGTATAAAAAACCATTCCTATGAGTTGGCTTATATTTTTGTTAATCAATAGAATCTCAACGCAAAAGACTACAGCTCCTAAGTTAATAATATAGCTTACTAAAAAAAATAGGAAAAAAGGAATTATCTCCTTGTAGAATACGCTTTTTGATCTAAATGTCCACATTTTATTTAGTATAAAGCTATTTATCAGTCCTAAAGTATAGCCTATTATATTTGAAAGCCTATAGTCAACCTTAAAGATATTATATAGTATTAGTATTGTTCCTAATCCAACAATAGTATTTGAAACACCAACAATACAATACTTAAGAAAGAGCTTTATTTCTTTCTTGTTGTTATTATATATATGAATAAGTTTAGAGATCATTGATTTGGAGTTATGTACAATTCAATTACATATTATTAAATGTAAACACTTATAGCAAGATAAAAGTTGTTGAATAAGAAAACATCTTTATGCATCAGGTGAAGAAGTAATTTACTATATATGGCGCTACAGTAAAAACTACTTTTGACAAAGTTTGCGTTCCATATTTGCCTATAATCGTATGTAACTGACTGTAATCAGTATCGATATTATAGAAATCAATTTTTTGAAGGAACGTCATATAGTATTATAATCTTTTGATAGATTCGAGAATATCAATAGGCTATTGTTTAATTTTATTGAGTCTTCTTGAGTAATGTGAGTATTATTTTAACTTTTACAATCTATTCTATTTACAAGAAACCTACTCCTATTATAAAATGGAACATTGTGTAGAAAAAATAAAATTATATTTTGATATAATTCAATTGTATATTTCAATTTAATTTTTATGAAAGCCTATAATATATGTCAGGATGCTTAATTCCTAAAATTAGCATTTGGACGAGTTTACAAGGCTTTCAGTACTCGTTCTACTCCTTTCTTATCAAGTTGGATATATGTATAATTGGGGTATTTTTACTAACCCTTTAGCTATTTCCTGAGCGCGGTCAGTTGAACCGTTATCTGATATTCTCTTTAATTTTATTTTATTAGTTGACATTATTATTATTTCAATAGTAGCTTAATGTCAATAGAATTTTTAATATGATAAAGTTGATACTTCTTGGTTATTTTGAAATTTTTTACTTATTGATGATATTATGATATGGTATGAATTATATTAAACTTCTTATTCTATTACTTTCATTTACTTTTCTTTTTCTAAGAGCATATGCATTTGGTTGGGATTTTACGATAATGGGGAGCATAAGTGAAATGTACGATGATAATATTACTGCTTCCAGTGATGATCAGGAATATGATTTTATTACATATTTGATGCTTGGTTTGGGAATAAATCATGAGGGTAGATTCCAATCTCTGACGCTTGCAGGTAGAACCTATCAGCAATTTCATATAAACAATCAGGAAGATAACTATAATTCGCAGGATTTAACATTAGATTATATTTACAATAGTTCACGGCGCTCTCGTTTTCAGCTTGCTGATACCTTCAATCATTACCCGGAACCCCGCAGTTTCGAAGTATTATTTGGAAGAACAGATGTTAGGGTTGGCTATTATTCTAATATATTTGAGCTTACATACTTAAAGACGTTATCGAGATATTTTTCTTTTAATATTCGATATACCAATCAATTATATAATTATTCAGGCGGAGAGGTATGCGACTCCTATTCAAATGGAGCAGGAGTTGGAGTAGAGTATTCCTGGAATAATTCTAATATAATTTACCCATTTTATGATTTCACGTATACCAAATATGACACAGGCGAGGCGAATTCAGAACAAATGGCAGGCATCGAATATAGACATTCTTTTACAAGACAATTTTATACTAACTGTTGTATCGGTGGGGTCTATATTATTACTATTGATGGAACTCAAAATACATACCCGTATTTACTTACTTCAATTACATATGAGATAGATGAAAATAATACCATCAATGTTTTATTCATAAAACAAACCAATGTTGTAGGGTATTCCGAGGATCCTTTTGAGAATATTAGAATTTCAGGTGAAGCCTCAAGACAAATGCTGCGAGATTTATCATTATCCCTTTCAGCTTTTTACGGTTATGGTGAATATACCCTTTCAGATACAACAACTGAGCTTATTGGAGTAACTACTTCCTTAGCTTATGATATTAAAGAAAACATAGAAGGTAGTTTAGTCTATACATATACAAATAATAAAGCAGAGGGTATTGAGACTACTGAATACTCCAGGAATCAAGTGATCCTTATGGTGACTGCCGAGTTCTGATCAACTATTATTAGTATCATTTCTTGCCAAAGGGGATTATAATTACATAAAAATGTAATCTGGCAGGATTAAAGCTCATTATTTCATATTACAAATCATTATTAAAGTATAGATTCTGCTAATAATAAATGGGGGAATAATAATGATACGTTTATTGCTTGTATTAATGATTATATACTATCCATCGATTTCTATCTCATCACCAAAAGATAAAGAATATACAGTAGGTATTGGTGATATATTAGAGATTAGCATATTGCAGCCAGAACAAGTTACTAAAGAAAATGCTGTAACCCCTTCTGGTGAGATATCTGTCCCCTATATTGGTAGTCTTAAGGTTAAGGGTAAGACAATAAGTGAAATCCAATTAGATATACAGCAGAGACTTGCTAATGGTTATTTAAAGTATCCGATTGTTACTGTAACACTTCTGGAATCTCGAAGCAGAAATTTTACAATTTCCGGCATGGTGCAAAATGCGGGTTCATACCCTTTAGGAGAATATACTACGGTTTTAAAGGCGATAGCTATTGCAGGGGGATTATCGAATTATGCTTCTGGTAAGGTTGTTGTGCATAGATTTAGAAAAGATAGACCTGGAAAGAATATTATCAAGATAGATATTAAAAAGGTTATGAAAGGAGATGCTGAAGATGTGGTACTTATGTCAGGGGATTATGTTTATGTATCGGATTGATTATTATCAATTTTTAATTTATTACTAAAAATTGTATATAGGGCAGGTATTTGATAATACTTATTTTCTCCCTCAGTCTTGTATTTATTAGTAATTCATAATTGTTCCTAAAACACTCAACTGAAGGAGAAAATGCGATACAACATCTCATCTGTTACTTATTGGCAGACAACCAATTAGTTTTGATTTTTTATTATTGGCCATCCCATCCAGCAATCCTGGCAAGTAAATACCAAAATGCCTGCCCTTTTATCTCAGCATGGGCTAAGGTTGTATGATAGTATGTAATATTATAATTTCCCCAACCAATAGGATTTACATTTCCAGGACCTCCCATATAGGATACCGGAAATGATATATTTCTTAGTTCATTGTCATGTGTCTCATCACTATAACTGATTACTGCGCTTCTATTTGGCTCCTTTACCCAATTATCACTGTTGGGATCAAAATCTCCATTTCCATCAACAGGACAATAAATATCCAAGTCTGCAAAGTCGTATAGTACACAATTATTTTCATAGCAATGAGCGCGTATTCTCTCATTGTTTAGATGTGCCCGCGCTTGTTTCTCATCCAAATTGCTACCACCCATATCGGTATCATCATCTCTATATTGAGTATTTGTTGTAAAATAGACAAAAGTAATTTTTCTATCATTCGCTCCATTATATCTTTCCTCAAGATTACTCATCGCTCTAATGTAACCATCCACATAATTAGAATTGGCGCCTTGATTAGTAAGATGTAATTCACCACACCATTCAATACCAGCAACATTGATCTCGGGATGCGCATCAAGATAGGTTTCAATTGGGTAAGGACGCGAATCCCAAGCTGGACTGTCAGAGTTTCCGCCGAAATATTCATGAGGCTCGATACCTGGATCAGATCCTATATAGTGAACAAGATCCAATCTTGAATTATTTGAGAGGGGGGTATCATTGCTTGGGTAATAATAATCCCAATTGCCTCCACCATTGCTATCTACTTCACGCAATCCTGGCCAATATATTTGACATGCATGAGATCTACCGCAATAATGTACGGATAACTCTTCTTTCACCTTAGCAACATATTCCACAGGTATGTCAGTTAGTTTTGTACAGGTATGGTCAATAATAATTCCATCTGTAGGGGGCGGTTGTGGAGGTGTAGTCGTGCTAATTTCATTGGAATAACCGGAGTAATCAACAATATTATAAGCTCTTATTTTGTAGGAATAAGGAGTTTCTGGTGCTACACTTGTGTCACTGAATATTTCAGTATTTTTAGGAACTGTAGCAATCTCGATGAAAGTTCCATCAGAGATTTTTTTTTCGATTCTGAATTCCTGTTCATTATTGGAATTGTCATTCCAGATTAGATCGATACGGTTGGGGGAGATAGACTGGATATCAAGATTGCTCGGGGCCGCAGGTGGTTCTGTTGGTTCAGTACTTGTAATCGTTAGGTTACATACTTGAAGTGAGCCACCATCATCTGCCCATACACCAATATTATTCAAGTTGGTCACAGTATTCTGTTCTGTGCGAAAGATATAGTCCATAGCAATCATGGTTTCACTTGTGTTTTCAGGCGTCACATAGACGCTAAAGGTATGATTTGTTACATCGACTGCCAGGCGGAATTGATAACATATGCCAAGAGTATAGGGAACTGTTTCATCCGCTTCATATGAATCCCCGTTGCGGATATCAATTAAACCTGTTTCATTAAAACGCACGAGTATGGCAAAATCTGAAAATGTCGCGCCCGATCCATCTGAAAAGGCAAAAATACCATCTATATTATCGTTATCAGGTATTACAACCACATCTGCTGTGAAGGTGTCATAAAGACTTTCTGTAAGAGAATGGTTTTGCCATGAGGGATCGCTTTCAATGCAATCTTCTTCTAAAATAGCCTTTGCCTCATTGGAATATTCTGAGAAACCGTTATCGTTAAAGGCTCTAACACGATAATATGTTATTCCCTCAATGAAACCTATATCATTGAAAGAGGTAACATCTGGGGCTACAGTTTCAATCTCTATAAATGATTCTCCTATATACTTCTTTTCAATTTTGAATCCAACCTCATTTGCCGAGTTATCCTGCCAGTTCAATTCTATTAAACTTGATGTTGCTGCATTAGCAATGAGGTTATTTGGCGATAGTGGAAGCGATAATTCAATATCATTATTGCATTTCCATCCTATTGAAAACAAACTGAGCATTAATATCATAATAGGTGTGTATAACCATTGTAAAATTGATTTTAATGAAATGTATTCTGTGAAATAATCCTTATTTTTTTTCATAAAAGATCTCCTTTTTTTTAAATTACTTAAAAAAGGTTTTTAGAATTGATGATATTGCCATTTATATATTTAAATAAATTACCTATATGACTCTGCATATCAATTCATAGGATAACCCTAAACCTAATATTTATGTTGTTGCATTAACAAAAATTTTATTACAATAGGAGGTTGAACTCCAAAAATATTCTAATTATTCGATGAATTTGAGGTTTTGTAGAATTGGTATAATTATTTTAGAAATTATTAAGAGGATTTATGTCAATTCAATATAAACCCCAGATTCTATGTCAGAGTATTTATTATATCTATTTTTATATGAATAATAGTTGTATTAATATTTTTAAAATGAATTAGAATCAAATCTTTAATAGATATCAGATTATAAAACAATTGTCAACTGAAAAATGTTGAATATATAATTTTTTTGTATTTTTTTTCAAAAATTGAACCTAGTCAAATTTCTCAATATAAAATTTAGAAATTTTATCTTTGTAACTATTCTGCAGGTGGTCAATATTTTAAGTCTATACCTTAGAGTGAATACATATATGTATGAAGCCCTAATAAAATTAGGGCAGTTAAGACTTGGTAATCATAAGTTCTGCAACTAGGATTACAATTACCGAAATAGGTAAATTGTTAATTAATAGCAAGGGGAATGTCATGATCCTCGCTTATTCTGGGGGTTCTCTTATATAATTTTTAAAAGTTACTGATTATTATCAGGTGGAATTGGAGAAGGCTTGACTATAAGAGATCATATTGTTAAACTTGATATAAGAGTTCAGGACGATTTTCATCTTCTATCAGGATGAAGGTGCCTGAAAAGAAGATAGAGAATGAATTTTGCTTTAATTTGGCTTCAGGGGATGTGATATCATCAAATTTGTGGGATTCAATAGATGGGGATAGTAATAGAATTTAATGGAGTACAACATTCACCGTACCTCGACATAGCAAATATTATAAAAGCTATTGATGGATTTTATACAAGCATGCCTGAGTTAAAACCCGACTTGGTGCCTGAAAAATGGTATCCGCGTTTCTTCTATAACTATCCACAGGATCCATATTTATATTGTAAGACCCATGATGGAAAAGTCAATTGGAGCCCCTGGGAGGGTATTGATGGCGAAGAACGGATGATTGAATTTGTGAGAGAAGCCTTTGATAGGTATATTATGAAACTCAGTGAAAAAGGTGATGCAAATCGTAGATTTTATACTCGTGAGCCAAATAGAGATGGCGAAATAATTACTTCTTTTAATATGAAAGATATTACATATAAAAGGTACTATATAGTTGATATTAATGAATTTCTTAATTTATCTGGAATATCGAGTAAAATACTCTGTGGATTAAATGTTGAACAGAGTAAAAAAATAGGTGATAGTCGTAGCAGGTTGAAGCAGTATTATAATGAAGTATTTAATTATCTAATAGATGTAACGGATGATGAATCAATTGATAGGCATGTCAAGTGTATCATAAATTATTATAATTTTATCCCATTATTAAATAATGTTATAAAATTACCAGATTGATATTATTATAGAATGTTGACTAATTGCTTCACTTTATTTTTCACATTAGGAGAATAGGTTAAGGAAGGATCAATCACATGATTCATAATACTGATTATGAAACTGCTAAAGGGTATTGAGAACCTGATCATTATTGTTGTGCAGATGGAGAGGTTGTGTTGAAGGTGTTAATTTTTGGGGGAGGAGCGGTTGGGCTTGGAATAGCAAGTTGTCTCATTAAATCTGGTAACAGTGTTGATATTATAGCTAGAAAAGATACAGTATCTCTTTTAAGAGACTATGGGCTCTTTAGAACTGGATTATTTGGAGAATATCATGCTGAGGGCAGCATGTTTAATAGTTATGAGTTATCATCTGAGGTGCAGGATGAGGAATATGACTTTATCCTGGTATGTACCAAATCCTATGACTCCATTGCTGTTGCCAATGATTTAGCCAGGAATATAAACTTAACACAGATTTCAAAAATTGTATTGTTTCAGAATGGATGGGGGAATGCTGAACACTTTGCTTCGATAATTCCATGCTCTAAAATATACAATGCAAGAGTTATTACAGGTTTTTATAGGCCAAGAAAAAATGAGGTAGAGATTACAGTTCATGCGGATGCTATTCATATTGGCAGTCTTTATGATAATAAATTAGAGGATATTAAGGATTTATGTGAGTCTATATATAGAGGGGGCGTCCCCTGTGAAATAACTCATAGTATTGAGAAAGATTTATGGGCAAAGATGCTGTATAATTGTGCTCTCAATCCATTAGGAGCAATTTTTGGAGTGCCCTATGGTGACCTGGGGGAATCGGAGTATTCACGCAGGATAATTGGAAATATTGTGGATGAAATATTTAAGGTTATGAAGGGGGGGGGATGTCAAT from Spirochaetota bacterium encodes:
- a CDS encoding 2-dehydropantoate 2-reductase, coding for MLIFGGGAVGLGIASCLIKSGNSVDIIARKDTVSLLRDYGLFRTGLFGEYHAEGSMFNSYELSSEVQDEEYDFILVCTKSYDSIAVANDLARNINLTQISKIVLFQNGWGNAEHFASIIPCSKIYNARVITGFYRPRKNEVEITVHADAIHIGSLYDNKLEDIKDLCESIYRGGVPCEITHSIEKDLWAKMLYNCALNPLGAIFGVPYGDLGESEYSRRIIGNIVDEIFKVMKGGGCQSFWESSEEYLKVFYEELLPPTARHEASMLQDIREKKRTEIDALNGAVVRLGSQYGIDVRNNMFVYNMIRFIEESFSSE
- a CDS encoding GtrA family protein, with protein sequence MISKLIHIYNNNKKEIKLFLKYCIVGVSNTIVGLGTILILYNIFKVDYRLSNIIGYTLGLINSFILNKMWTFRSKSVFYKEIIPFFLFFLVSYIINLGAVVFCVEILLINKNISQLIGMVFYTSTNFIGNRLWTFKNELL
- a CDS encoding polysaccharide biosynthesis/export family protein — translated: MIRLLLVLMIIYYPSISISSPKDKEYTVGIGDILEISILQPEQVTKENAVTPSGEISVPYIGSLKVKGKTISEIQLDIQQRLANGYLKYPIVTVTLLESRSRNFTISGMVQNAGSYPLGEYTTVLKAIAIAGGLSNYASGKVVVHRFRKDRPGKNIIKIDIKKVMKGDAEDVVLMSGDYVYVSD
- a CDS encoding fibronectin type III domain-containing protein — encoded protein: MKKNKDYFTEYISLKSILQWLYTPIMILMLSLFSIGWKCNNDIELSLPLSPNNLIANAATSSLIELNWQDNSANEVGFKIEKKYIGESFIEIETVAPDVTSFNDIGFIEGITYYRVRAFNDNGFSEYSNEAKAILEEDCIESDPSWQNHSLTESLYDTFTADVVVIPDNDNIDGIFAFSDGSGATFSDFAILVRFNETGLIDIRNGDSYEADETVPYTLGICYQFRLAVDVTNHTFSVYVTPENTSETMIAMDYIFRTEQNTVTNLNNIGVWADDGGSLQVCNLTITSTEPTEPPAAPSNLDIQSISPNRIDLIWNDNSNNEQEFRIEKKISDGTFIEIATVPKNTEIFSDTSVAPETPYSYKIRAYNIVDYSGYSNEISTTTPPQPPPTDGIIIDHTCTKLTDIPVEYVAKVKEELSVHYCGRSHACQIYWPGLREVDSNGGGNWDYYYPSNDTPLSNNSRLDLVHYIGSDPGIEPHEYFGGNSDSPAWDSRPYPIETYLDAHPEINVAGIEWCGELHLTNQGANSNYVDGYIRAMSNLEERYNGANDRKITFVYFTTNTQYRDDDTDMGGSNLDEKQARAHLNNERIRAHCYENNCVLYDFADLDIYCPVDGNGDFDPNSDNWVKEPNRSAVISYSDETHDNELRNISFPVSYMGGPGNVNPIGWGNYNITYYHTTLAHAEIKGQAFWYLLARIAGWDGQ